A window from Streptomyces sp. NBC_00335 encodes these proteins:
- a CDS encoding YajQ family cyclic di-GMP-binding protein, with translation MADSSFDIVSKVERQEVDNALNQSAKELSQRYDFKGTGATIAWSGEKILMEANSEERVKAVLDVFETKLVKRGISLKALDAGEPQLSGKEYKIFATIEEGISQENAKKVAKIIRDEGPKGVKAQVQGEELRVSSKSRDDLQEVQALLKGKDLDFAIQYVNYR, from the coding sequence ATGGCCGACTCCAGTTTCGACATCGTCTCGAAGGTCGAGCGGCAGGAGGTCGACAACGCCCTCAACCAGTCCGCCAAGGAGCTCTCGCAGCGCTACGACTTCAAGGGCACCGGCGCCACGATCGCCTGGTCCGGCGAGAAGATCCTGATGGAGGCGAACTCCGAGGAGCGCGTCAAGGCCGTCCTGGACGTCTTCGAGACCAAGCTGGTCAAGCGCGGGATCTCCCTCAAGGCGCTCGACGCCGGTGAGCCGCAGCTGTCCGGCAAGGAGTACAAGATCTTCGCCACGATCGAAGAAGGCATCTCCCAGGAGAACGCCAAGAAGGTCGCGAAGATCATCCGTGACGAGGGCCCCAAGGGCGTCAAGGCCCAGGTCCAGGGTGAGGAGCTGCGCGTCAGCTCCAAGAGCCGCGACGACCTCCAGGAAGTCCAGGCCCTCCTCAAGGGCAAGGACCTGGACTTCGCGATCCAGTACGTGAACTACCGCTGA
- a CDS encoding MaoC family dehydratase: protein MAAQIQYDDVEVGTELPAASFPVTRATLVRYAGASGDFNPIHWNEKFATEVGLPDVIAHGMFTMAEAIRVVTDWVGDPGAVVEYGVRFTKPVVVPNDGQGALIEVTAKVAVKLDDKRVRVDLTAMSAGQKVLGMSRAVVALA, encoded by the coding sequence ATGGCTGCCCAGATCCAGTACGACGACGTCGAGGTCGGCACCGAGCTGCCGGCGGCGTCCTTCCCCGTCACGCGGGCGACGCTGGTGCGGTACGCGGGTGCGTCGGGTGACTTCAACCCGATCCACTGGAACGAGAAGTTCGCCACCGAGGTCGGACTGCCCGACGTGATCGCCCACGGCATGTTCACCATGGCCGAGGCGATCCGCGTCGTGACCGACTGGGTGGGCGACCCGGGTGCGGTCGTGGAGTACGGGGTGCGGTTCACGAAGCCGGTCGTCGTTCCGAACGACGGGCAGGGCGCGCTGATCGAGGTCACGGCCAAGGTCGCGGTGAAGCTGGACGACAAGCGGGTGCGGGTCGACCTGACGGCCATGAGCGCCGGGCAGAAGGTGCTGGGGATGTCGCGCGCGGTGGTTGCTCTCGCGTAG
- a CDS encoding DUF3574 domain-containing protein, which yields MKWTSDARGKVGGGVLLALLGAGIPALVGAALNSDVGHPYQETRLYFGTERPNGRPPVGEREFTGFLEREITPAFPEGLTLQSGRGQWQRDGKIIRETSYEVVLLYPEAEADERGARIERIRQAYEKRFEQDSVGRSDDRLTADF from the coding sequence GTGAAATGGACTTCTGACGCGCGCGGAAAGGTCGGCGGCGGGGTGCTCCTCGCCCTGCTCGGAGCGGGGATCCCGGCTCTGGTCGGAGCGGCGCTGAACAGCGATGTGGGGCACCCCTACCAAGAGACCCGGCTCTACTTCGGCACCGAGCGGCCGAACGGCCGCCCACCGGTGGGGGAGCGGGAGTTCACGGGGTTCCTCGAACGGGAGATCACCCCCGCCTTCCCCGAGGGGCTGACCCTCCAGAGCGGGCGAGGCCAGTGGCAGCGGGACGGAAAGATCATCCGTGAGACCTCGTACGAGGTGGTGCTGCTGTACCCGGAGGCGGAGGCCGACGAGCGCGGCGCGCGCATCGAGCGGATCCGGCAGGCGTACGAGAAGCGGTTCGAGCAGGATTCCGTCGGGCGGTCCGACGACCGGTTGACCGCCGACTTCTGA
- a CDS encoding SDR family oxidoreductase gives MRIVIAGGHGQIALRLERLLAARGYEVAGIIRDPAQGDDLREAGAEPVLCDLESASVEHVAGILQGADAAVFAAGAGPGSGAGRKDTVDRGAAVLFADAAERARVRRFLMVSSMGADTRREGDEVFDHYLRAKGEADEHVRTRLGLEWTVLRPGSLIDDAGTGLVRLEAQTGRGPVTRDDVAAVLAELIETPATAGLTLELIAGSTPVPVAVKDVAGN, from the coding sequence ATGCGCATCGTCATCGCGGGTGGACACGGTCAGATCGCGCTGCGGCTGGAGCGCCTGCTCGCCGCGCGCGGGTACGAGGTCGCGGGCATCATCCGCGATCCGGCACAGGGCGACGACCTCAGGGAGGCGGGCGCCGAACCGGTGCTGTGCGATCTGGAATCGGCGTCGGTCGAGCACGTGGCGGGCATCCTGCAGGGCGCGGACGCCGCGGTGTTCGCGGCGGGCGCGGGGCCCGGCAGCGGGGCCGGTCGCAAGGACACGGTGGACCGGGGCGCGGCGGTGCTGTTCGCGGACGCCGCCGAACGGGCCCGGGTACGCCGCTTCCTGATGGTCTCTTCGATGGGCGCGGACACCCGCCGCGAAGGCGACGAGGTCTTCGACCACTACCTCCGCGCCAAGGGCGAGGCCGACGAGCACGTCCGCACCCGTCTGGGCCTGGAGTGGACGGTCCTGCGCCCGGGCTCGCTGATCGACGACGCGGGTACCGGCCTGGTCCGACTGGAGGCGCAGACGGGCCGCGGGCCGGTCACCCGCGACGACGTGGCGGCGGTGCTCGCCGAGCTGATCGAGACCCCCGCGACCGCGGGCCTGACCCTGGAACTCATCGCGGGGTCCACCCCGGTCCCGGTGGCGGTCAAGGACGTGGCGGGCAACTAG
- a CDS encoding MaoC family dehydratase N-terminal domain-containing protein yields the protein MALDQSFVGRSYPPTDPYEVGREKIREFAVAVGDANPVYTDPEAAKAFGHQDVIAPPTFVFAITFAAASQVVDDPQLGLDYSRVVHGDQKFAYTRPVRAGDRLTVTSTIEAIKSLAGNDVIDIRGEVHDESGEHVVTAWTKLVSRAPEPAAAPAAAGSAPEEA from the coding sequence ATGGCGCTCGACCAGTCCTTCGTGGGGCGGAGCTACCCGCCCACCGATCCGTACGAGGTCGGCCGGGAGAAGATCCGCGAATTCGCGGTCGCCGTGGGTGACGCCAATCCGGTGTACACGGATCCCGAGGCAGCCAAGGCGTTCGGTCACCAGGACGTGATCGCCCCGCCGACCTTTGTGTTTGCCATCACGTTCGCCGCGGCCAGCCAGGTCGTCGACGACCCGCAGCTGGGCCTGGACTACAGCCGCGTCGTGCACGGCGACCAGAAGTTCGCGTACACCCGCCCCGTGCGGGCGGGCGACCGGCTGACGGTGACCTCGACCATCGAGGCCATCAAGTCGCTCGCGGGCAACGACGTCATCGACATCCGCGGTGAGGTCCACGACGAGTCCGGCGAGCACGTGGTGACGGCCTGGACGAAGCTCGTCTCCCGGGCGCCCGAGCCCGCCGCCGCTCCCGCCGCCGCCGGTTCCGCTCCCGAGGAGGCCTGA
- a CDS encoding amidohydrolase family protein, whose translation MSDSPPQQPSHSPRNRPGSGQGQGQGQGQGQGPEGTQGSQGPAAPESTTLLLTGARLTDGRTVDVRLGGGRIQAVGTAGSLPAAAGARVDLTGYLLLPAPAEPHSHGDTALTADSEGPVSYSPDEVQRRATEAALLQLGHGATAVRSHVRIGDVHGLGPLEAVLQARRSLRGLTDLTTVAVPRLLTGVAGADGLAMLRDAVKMGASVIGGCPDLDPDPTGFLEAVLELASEHGCPVDLHTDGDDPARLSRLAAMAGGLRPGVSIGPCGGLSRLPLDVATRAADQLAAAGVGVTCLPQGDCAALERRGLRTAPVRLLRAAGVRVAAGSGALRDAGNPVGRGDPLEAAYLLASQGGLRATEAYHSVGGAAREAMGLPEVRVEAGFPAELLAVRGDRIASVLSLAYSRIVIHRGRVVARTSAVREYCDSAVAVALDLPRQGRMEPGP comes from the coding sequence ATGTCCGACAGCCCGCCGCAGCAGCCGTCCCACTCCCCGCGCAACCGCCCCGGCAGCGGCCAGGGGCAGGGCCAAGGCCAAGGTCAGGGGCAGGGCCCCGAAGGCACCCAGGGCAGCCAGGGCCCGGCGGCCCCCGAGTCCACCACCCTGCTCCTCACCGGCGCCCGCCTCACCGACGGCCGCACCGTCGACGTCCGCCTCGGCGGCGGCCGGATCCAGGCCGTCGGGACGGCCGGCAGCCTGCCCGCCGCCGCGGGCGCCCGCGTCGACCTCACCGGCTACCTGCTGCTCCCCGCGCCCGCCGAGCCCCATTCCCACGGGGACACCGCCCTGACCGCGGACAGCGAGGGGCCCGTCTCCTACTCCCCCGACGAGGTGCAGCGCCGCGCCACCGAGGCCGCCCTCCTCCAGCTCGGGCACGGCGCCACGGCCGTCCGGTCCCACGTGCGCATCGGCGACGTGCACGGCCTCGGCCCCCTGGAGGCCGTGCTCCAGGCCCGCCGCTCCCTGCGCGGGCTCACCGATCTCACCACCGTCGCCGTGCCCCGGCTGCTGACCGGGGTGGCCGGGGCCGACGGGCTCGCCATGCTGCGGGACGCCGTGAAGATGGGTGCCTCCGTCATCGGCGGCTGCCCCGACCTCGACCCCGACCCCACCGGCTTCCTCGAAGCCGTACTGGAACTCGCCTCCGAGCACGGCTGCCCCGTCGACCTGCACACCGACGGGGACGACCCGGCCCGCCTGTCCCGGCTCGCGGCCATGGCCGGCGGGCTGCGGCCGGGGGTCTCCATCGGGCCCTGCGGCGGTCTGTCCCGGCTCCCGCTGGACGTGGCGACCCGGGCCGCCGACCAACTGGCGGCCGCCGGCGTGGGAGTGACCTGCCTCCCCCAGGGCGACTGCGCGGCCCTGGAGCGGCGGGGACTGCGCACCGCCCCCGTACGGCTGCTGCGCGCCGCCGGGGTCCGTGTGGCGGCCGGGAGCGGTGCCCTGCGCGACGCGGGCAACCCGGTCGGGCGCGGGGACCCGCTCGAAGCCGCGTACCTCCTGGCCTCCCAGGGCGGGCTCCGCGCCACCGAGGCCTACCACTCGGTCGGCGGCGCCGCCCGCGAGGCGATGGGCCTGCCGGAGGTGCGGGTGGAGGCCGGCTTCCCGGCGGAGCTGCTCGCCGTGCGCGGGGACCGGATCGCGAGCGTGCTGTCCCTCGCGTACAGCCGGATCGTCATCCACCGCGGGCGGGTGGTAGCCCGGACGAGTGCCGTACGGGAGTACTGCGACTCCGCCGTCGCGGTGGCCCTGGACCTGCCCCGGCAGGGCCGTATGGAGCCCGGTCCCTGA
- the rpmG gene encoding 50S ribosomal protein L33, with protein sequence MAATDVRPKITLACVECKERNYITKKNRRNNPDRLEMKKHCPRCNSHTAHRETR encoded by the coding sequence GTGGCTGCCACCGACGTCCGCCCGAAGATCACGCTGGCCTGCGTGGAGTGCAAGGAGCGGAACTACATCACCAAGAAGAACCGGCGTAACAACCCGGACCGTCTTGAGATGAAGAAGCACTGCCCGCGTTGCAACTCGCACACCGCGCACCGCGAGACCCGCTAG